A single window of Oceanispirochaeta sp. M1 DNA harbors:
- a CDS encoding omptin family outer membrane protease: protein MDKSRQLLFILLSLFMTFSLSAWTADSGASLEEGQNFGFSLAPVVSVIMGYSNELVYDESSYPYPYLSRLHWQILPAVVAGAKGSFNIRNRVFINVAMGTALNKKTGQMTDHDWISDYYDDVSTEWTHESVSDIYLRSSFLLDSNGVYRFYNRKDWKLDGMIGYKHIKWAWTDSLVSLTYPDQDLDYLIGVNGIDYTINYKIPYLGVAYKMGSEKFSGGITLLYSFLAAIDDHDYHKLRGLHFYDTFRMGQYLGVSTNARWRWSDVFSLSLAADLDWVPELTGDVSVYNSSGSYQGTFTGGAGVSYLAGSLSLALEYNY, encoded by the coding sequence ATGGATAAATCCCGTCAGCTTCTGTTTATACTTCTTTCACTATTTATGACATTTTCTCTCTCTGCATGGACTGCAGACTCGGGAGCCTCTTTGGAAGAGGGGCAGAACTTCGGTTTTTCTCTGGCACCTGTTGTCTCTGTAATTATGGGATACAGCAATGAACTGGTTTATGATGAAAGTAGTTATCCCTATCCCTATTTAAGCCGTCTGCACTGGCAGATCCTGCCGGCTGTGGTTGCTGGTGCAAAAGGTTCATTCAATATCAGGAACAGAGTTTTTATCAATGTGGCCATGGGAACGGCACTTAACAAAAAAACAGGTCAGATGACTGATCATGACTGGATCTCAGATTATTATGATGATGTCAGTACAGAGTGGACCCATGAATCTGTGAGTGATATCTATCTGAGATCCTCTTTTTTACTGGACAGTAACGGAGTGTACCGTTTTTATAACAGGAAAGATTGGAAGCTCGACGGCATGATCGGATATAAACACATCAAATGGGCCTGGACCGATTCACTGGTTTCTCTGACTTATCCTGATCAGGATCTGGATTACCTTATAGGAGTCAATGGAATCGATTATACGATAAATTATAAAATCCCCTATCTTGGGGTTGCGTATAAGATGGGATCAGAAAAATTTTCCGGCGGCATAACTCTTTTATATAGTTTTTTAGCAGCCATTGATGATCATGATTACCATAAACTCCGGGGACTTCACTTCTATGATACCTTCAGAATGGGACAGTATCTTGGTGTCTCCACAAATGCCCGCTGGCGCTGGAGTGATGTATTCTCACTATCCCTGGCTGCCGATTTAGACTGGGTACCCGAATTAACAGGAGATGTGAGTGTTTACAATAGCAGCGGTAGTTATCAGGGTACTTTTACAGGTGGAGCGGGAGTAAGCTATTTAGCCGGTTCACTGTCTCTGGCTCTTGAGTATAATTACTGA
- a CDS encoding glycerophosphodiester phosphodiesterase family protein, with protein MKVFAHRGASAYAPQNTMPSFKKALEIGAKGIELDVQLSSDGVPVVIHDFFMDRTTDRSGFIHTKSWKEIQEADAGAWFSSKFSGTRIPALEEVLALVPPEVTLNMEIKSLSFLEEDTARIVTDLLAQGSKRELIISSFNHKILKKVQDISPELPLGMLSGSDMIDFYFYIEHTGLKLFSLHPEASYLSSGYVKEAHKHGWKVMCFTINTAEQAAMVESIGVDGIFSDFPDLLSK; from the coding sequence ATGAAAGTATTTGCCCACAGAGGAGCATCAGCCTATGCCCCGCAGAACACAATGCCCTCGTTTAAGAAGGCCCTTGAGATTGGAGCGAAGGGAATTGAACTTGATGTGCAGCTCTCATCCGACGGTGTTCCCGTGGTAATTCATGATTTTTTCATGGATAGGACCACAGACCGCAGCGGTTTTATCCATACTAAAAGTTGGAAGGAGATTCAGGAGGCCGATGCGGGTGCATGGTTTTCTTCTAAATTTTCAGGGACCCGGATACCTGCTCTGGAAGAGGTCCTGGCCCTGGTTCCCCCTGAGGTCACCCTGAATATGGAGATTAAATCACTCAGCTTTCTTGAAGAAGACACTGCCCGGATTGTAACAGATCTATTGGCGCAGGGGTCGAAAAGGGAGCTTATCATCTCCTCATTCAATCATAAAATACTTAAAAAGGTTCAGGATATATCTCCTGAACTTCCTCTGGGGATGCTCTCTGGAAGCGATATGATTGATTTTTATTTCTATATAGAGCATACAGGGCTCAAGCTTTTCAGCCTTCACCCGGAGGCTTCCTATCTTTCTTCTGGATATGTGAAAGAAGCTCATAAACATGGATGGAAAGTTATGTGCTTTACCATCAATACAGCGGAACAGGCCGCTATGGTGGAGAGTATCGGAGTAGACGGTATCTTCTCTGATTTCCCGGATCTTCTCTCAAAATAA
- a CDS encoding M3 family oligoendopeptidase: MSKDTLPLWDLSMYPGFKSDTYKNDIQELEEMLKKMISDLDDSSLWEKDFTTAMEALLPHLNKAHDLYETLESYTYCSYSTNTANPEALNALNGLEEGALPFQGVLVRLKNRLAESGTGADYWKKSPVLSNYIYYLTESLEEQKFQLSPEMEDLAYDLARSGSSAWSRLQSQISSSLKTRWIDGSEKTVTELRGLGSDPDRKIRKQAWEKELECWKSVETPMAAALNGVKGFTHTLNSRRGFDSTLTKSVRQAGMSMKTLEAMIGSMKKYLPDFRRYMKAKAGYMGLEKLSWYDVVAPLSSESDKWSWQRAENFIVEHFGSLSPEYADFGKLCFDEKWIDAAPRNGKVGGAYCIGFPQNKVSRVLTNFTGSFNDVSTIAHELGHAWHYEVLKESPALHRHYPMTLAETASIFSETLVFQACYRQAEDKDRLSLLESTLSDSNQVITDILSRFLFEQELMERRAEGELPADELSNMMLRAQDATYGDALNPEERHPWMWAVKGHYYGMDLAFYNFPYAFGLLFSLGLYSLYDEMGSDFEPLYRKVLQLTGKASAEDCAAAAGLDITGEDFWNRSLDVIRKQINDFTGLVSE, from the coding sequence ATGAGTAAAGACACACTACCTCTCTGGGATCTTTCAATGTATCCCGGATTTAAATCTGATACATATAAAAATGACATACAGGAATTGGAAGAAATGCTGAAAAAAATGATCAGTGATCTTGACGATTCATCTCTCTGGGAGAAGGATTTCACCACAGCCATGGAGGCTCTTCTGCCCCATCTGAACAAAGCTCATGACCTGTACGAAACCCTGGAATCCTACACTTACTGCAGCTATTCCACCAATACAGCCAATCCGGAGGCTCTGAACGCACTCAATGGACTGGAAGAAGGGGCACTCCCCTTTCAGGGAGTCCTTGTCCGCCTTAAAAACAGACTTGCCGAGTCCGGGACAGGAGCTGATTACTGGAAAAAATCTCCTGTTCTCAGCAATTATATCTACTATCTTACAGAATCTCTTGAGGAACAGAAATTTCAACTCTCCCCAGAGATGGAAGATCTTGCCTACGACCTGGCCCGATCAGGAAGCTCCGCCTGGAGCCGGCTGCAGTCTCAGATATCCTCCTCACTTAAAACCCGGTGGATAGACGGCAGTGAGAAAACAGTAACCGAACTGCGGGGACTGGGCAGTGATCCCGATAGAAAGATACGTAAACAGGCCTGGGAGAAGGAACTGGAGTGCTGGAAGTCCGTTGAGACTCCTATGGCAGCCGCTCTTAACGGTGTCAAAGGCTTTACACATACACTGAACTCAAGACGCGGGTTTGACAGCACATTGACAAAATCGGTCCGTCAGGCCGGTATGTCCATGAAAACACTGGAGGCCATGATCGGCAGCATGAAAAAATACCTGCCCGATTTCAGACGATATATGAAGGCCAAGGCCGGTTATATGGGACTTGAAAAGCTCTCCTGGTATGACGTTGTGGCCCCCCTAAGTTCTGAGTCTGATAAATGGAGCTGGCAGAGAGCAGAAAATTTCATTGTAGAGCATTTCGGCTCCCTCAGCCCCGAATACGCCGACTTCGGGAAACTCTGCTTTGATGAAAAATGGATTGATGCAGCTCCCCGTAATGGAAAAGTAGGCGGTGCCTACTGCATCGGTTTCCCACAGAACAAGGTGAGCAGGGTGCTGACCAATTTTACGGGCTCATTCAATGATGTATCCACCATTGCCCACGAGCTGGGACATGCCTGGCATTATGAGGTGCTCAAAGAATCTCCCGCACTCCATCGTCACTACCCCATGACACTGGCGGAAACAGCATCTATTTTCTCGGAAACTCTGGTGTTTCAAGCCTGTTACAGGCAGGCAGAGGATAAAGATCGTCTCTCTCTGCTGGAGAGTACTCTCAGTGACTCCAATCAGGTCATCACCGATATTCTTTCCCGTTTTCTCTTTGAACAGGAGCTGATGGAACGGAGAGCGGAAGGTGAACTACCGGCTGATGAACTCAGCAATATGATGCTTCGTGCTCAGGATGCCACATACGGTGATGCTCTGAATCCTGAAGAGCGCCATCCCTGGATGTGGGCCGTCAAGGGTCACTACTATGGTATGGATCTGGCCTTCTACAACTTCCCTTATGCCTTCGGTCTTCTCTTTTCCCTGGGACTCTACAGTCTGTATGATGAAATGGGATCTGACTTTGAACCTCTCTACCGCAAAGTACTGCAGCTGACGGGAAAAGCCAGTGCCGAAGATTGTGCCGCAGCTGCGGGACTGGATATTACAGGAGAAGATTTCTGGAACAGAAGCCTTGATGTCATAAGGAAACAGATTAACGATTTTACAGGACTGGTATCAGAATAA
- the trxA gene encoding thioredoxin, whose product MAKHITKQDFVDTIFDFENEKDWKFKGDLPCIIDFYADWCGPCKMVAPVLDELSTEFEGKMNVFKVDTEAEQELAGAFGVQSIPSILFIPKEGKPQMAQGALPKDSFLSAMKDILNVE is encoded by the coding sequence ATGGCAAAGCATATTACTAAACAAGATTTCGTAGATACTATTTTTGATTTTGAGAATGAAAAAGATTGGAAATTCAAGGGTGATCTTCCTTGTATCATAGACTTTTATGCAGACTGGTGTGGACCCTGTAAAATGGTAGCTCCTGTACTGGATGAACTCTCAACAGAGTTTGAAGGTAAAATGAATGTATTTAAAGTAGATACAGAAGCAGAGCAGGAATTGGCCGGAGCTTTCGGTGTTCAGAGTATTCCTTCAATCCTTTTTATTCCTAAAGAAGGTAAACCCCAGATGGCACAGGGAGCTCTTCCCAAGGATTCTTTCCTTTCTGCCATGAAAGACATTCTTAACGTAGAGTAG
- a CDS encoding ankyrin repeat domain-containing protein, with protein MNKTRIIPLMLLLFFSIQSSFAGDEDSPAVKRTFFSSESIDKQDSRGRTSLMRAFRRQDEATAYLLLNSDADTGLQDNNGQTALYYALQFSENEELLEMLLEMIHLQEGSLNIRDKKGRTPLEVFVARGRNPLFLSSLGQAGVEALSSYRGENLLFSAIRRNEPFKLQILEELVWIGYSLDTLNSSGRTPSREAGFLGDEDSVELLENIRISLSEELIHSLYFSGSELTISEVEERLLRGASPSYRSEQGFTSCHYAVAAGRPDILEFLLDWDDGDNPFAEDNRELMELIMFFPLDYEIDTALSLMTVLLNQGLPVNIRNEDGITLLNAGIRHSEELASLLLNRGADPNRRDPGGVSPMMTALTRPLYSEGTLLEELAAAGAELDVRDEKGGDILSYAILYGQGTPVIKRLLDLGIDADARDDFGTPGFFWAAAFSSDKSLNTYLMSENNRFLWRDKDGWTPLMGALNFANTPEVVEALARFYPDGRMSDGTGRDLNLFKERYKQYYNDQSLPALEQLLDRRIYPALAIPYESDPDEELRYILQFGSDPEMISLFIDEGADPAAYYADGFTALMTAVAFNSYEMTETLLDAGAPVFDTTPYGWTALHLASWQRDSKTAALLIDKGWDVNIRDFDNWTPLHWAARNAASADYLQTLFDRGADSALITYRKDTALHLACSAWVSPLSGSLAVLLDQGVEIDAVNVLGETALMLAAGMGYYDSCINLLEAGADAEITDSQGETASTRAYKNGHYELAEMLLKME; from the coding sequence ATGAATAAAACCCGAATCATTCCCCTCATGCTTTTATTATTTTTTTCAATTCAGTCCTCTTTTGCCGGTGATGAAGATTCTCCGGCTGTAAAGAGGACTTTTTTTTCGTCTGAATCTATTGATAAGCAGGATAGTCGAGGGCGTACATCACTGATGAGAGCATTCCGCAGGCAGGATGAGGCAACGGCCTATTTACTGCTGAATTCGGATGCGGATACGGGTCTGCAGGATAATAACGGGCAGACAGCCCTGTATTATGCCCTGCAGTTCAGTGAAAACGAAGAACTTCTTGAGATGCTTCTGGAAATGATCCATCTTCAGGAGGGTAGTCTTAATATCAGAGATAAGAAGGGGAGAACTCCTCTTGAAGTCTTTGTAGCCAGGGGCAGGAATCCTCTTTTTCTCTCTTCTCTGGGACAGGCAGGGGTGGAAGCTCTCTCCTCATACCGGGGAGAAAACCTTCTTTTTTCCGCCATCAGGCGTAATGAGCCTTTTAAATTACAGATTCTTGAAGAGCTTGTATGGATCGGTTACTCCCTGGACACCCTGAACAGCAGCGGTAGAACCCCCTCCCGGGAAGCCGGATTTCTCGGAGATGAAGACTCTGTAGAACTCCTTGAAAATATCAGAATTAGTTTAAGTGAAGAACTGATACACAGTCTCTATTTTTCAGGAAGCGAACTGACAATTTCTGAGGTGGAAGAGAGACTTCTCCGGGGTGCTTCACCCTCATACAGGAGTGAGCAGGGATTTACATCCTGTCACTATGCTGTGGCTGCCGGAAGACCGGATATCCTTGAGTTTCTCCTGGACTGGGATGATGGTGATAATCCCTTTGCCGAAGACAACCGTGAGCTTATGGAACTGATCATGTTCTTCCCTCTTGATTATGAAATTGATACAGCCCTCTCGCTCATGACTGTTCTGCTGAATCAGGGGCTGCCTGTTAATATCAGAAACGAAGACGGTATTACTCTACTGAATGCCGGGATACGTCATTCAGAAGAGCTGGCATCACTGCTGCTGAACCGTGGTGCCGATCCAAACCGGAGAGATCCGGGCGGCGTCTCACCCATGATGACTGCCTTAACCAGACCCCTTTATTCAGAGGGCACTCTTCTTGAGGAACTTGCCGCAGCAGGTGCAGAACTTGATGTCCGGGATGAAAAGGGTGGAGATATTCTCAGCTATGCCATCCTATATGGTCAGGGAACTCCCGTAATAAAGAGGCTTCTGGACCTGGGGATCGATGCGGATGCCCGGGATGATTTCGGTACACCCGGTTTTTTCTGGGCTGCGGCTTTTTCTTCGGATAAGAGTCTCAATACATATCTTATGTCAGAAAATAACAGATTTCTGTGGCGGGATAAGGATGGCTGGACTCCTCTGATGGGAGCCCTGAATTTTGCCAATACTCCCGAAGTAGTGGAAGCACTTGCCCGGTTTTATCCTGATGGAAGAATGTCTGACGGAACCGGTCGTGATCTGAACTTATTCAAAGAGCGGTACAAACAGTATTATAATGACCAGTCACTCCCGGCACTGGAACAACTGCTTGATCGTAGAATCTATCCAGCCCTTGCAATTCCTTACGAATCTGATCCCGATGAAGAACTCAGGTATATACTGCAATTTGGTTCTGACCCTGAGATGATTTCTCTTTTTATTGATGAAGGTGCCGACCCGGCGGCTTATTATGCCGATGGATTCACAGCTTTGATGACGGCAGTTGCCTTTAATTCCTATGAGATGACAGAAACTCTTCTTGACGCCGGAGCGCCTGTATTTGACACAACTCCCTACGGCTGGACAGCTCTGCATCTGGCTTCCTGGCAGAGAGATTCAAAAACTGCCGCCCTGCTGATAGACAAAGGCTGGGATGTTAATATCAGAGATTTTGATAACTGGACTCCTCTCCACTGGGCTGCCAGGAATGCTGCGTCAGCAGATTATCTGCAGACTCTCTTTGACAGGGGAGCGGATTCTGCACTGATTACATATAGAAAAGATACAGCCCTGCATCTGGCCTGTTCGGCCTGGGTCTCTCCTTTGTCCGGCAGTCTGGCTGTTCTCCTGGATCAAGGTGTCGAGATTGATGCTGTAAATGTTTTAGGTGAGACAGCTTTGATGCTTGCAGCGGGTATGGGATATTATGATAGCTGTATCAATCTGCTTGAAGCCGGAGCTGATGCCGAAATAACAGACAGTCAGGGTGAGACTGCCTCTACCCGTGCCTATAAAAATGGACACTATGAACTTGCTGAAATGTTGCTTAAAATGGAGTAA
- a CDS encoding alpha/beta hydrolase, protein MRKADFFIPIFIIFSFIMLWSQGSQEPLDTEFTALRAESIRKNLMPLFEEDKYRELTSDEEIFLKHYSADDFPGTARIGMFYSRDKKLAAYLFKPDTPAVKGTVYLLHGYLDHTLSNRYLIRFLLEQGYAVLGFDLPGHGLSEGEPAAIDDFREYSTALVRFFNHSMRLSNEKLPGPRIALAHSTGCSVIMETVSLYGNIFDRIIMVSPLVHSVGWRYTPLGISLAEPFTDSVFRRFGGSSSNKEHEDFVEHGDPLQSRTVPFSWIYAHADWFDRMELLPVNEDLSLSIIQGEEDSVVDFKFNIPFLLEKYPAAVIYKIPEGEHSLLNEIPEIRESVFTQILEIIENPLN, encoded by the coding sequence ATGAGGAAAGCTGATTTCTTCATTCCGATCTTCATAATTTTCTCTTTCATCATGCTGTGGAGTCAGGGCAGTCAGGAACCCCTTGATACTGAGTTTACGGCGCTGCGGGCTGAGTCTATCCGTAAGAACCTGATGCCTTTGTTTGAAGAGGATAAGTATCGAGAGCTCACATCTGATGAAGAGATCTTTCTTAAGCATTACTCTGCTGATGATTTCCCCGGAACAGCTCGTATAGGCATGTTCTACTCAAGAGATAAAAAACTGGCAGCCTATCTGTTCAAGCCGGATACTCCCGCTGTAAAAGGGACGGTATATCTGCTTCACGGCTATCTGGATCATACACTGTCTAACAGATATTTGATTCGATTTCTATTGGAACAGGGATATGCGGTTCTTGGATTTGACCTGCCGGGGCATGGCCTTTCGGAAGGGGAGCCCGCAGCAATTGATGATTTCAGAGAGTATTCCACGGCTTTGGTTCGGTTTTTCAATCATTCAATGAGGCTGAGTAATGAAAAGCTGCCGGGACCCCGTATCGCATTGGCCCACAGCACCGGCTGCTCGGTGATAATGGAAACGGTCTCTTTGTATGGGAATATATTTGACCGAATCATCATGGTTTCTCCTCTGGTTCACTCGGTGGGCTGGAGGTATACACCCCTCGGTATCAGCCTGGCAGAACCCTTTACAGACAGTGTTTTCCGCCGTTTCGGAGGCTCCAGTTCAAACAAGGAACACGAAGATTTCGTTGAACACGGTGATCCCCTTCAAAGCAGAACAGTGCCCTTTTCATGGATCTATGCCCATGCAGACTGGTTTGACCGTATGGAATTATTGCCGGTGAATGAAGATCTTTCCCTGTCAATAATTCAGGGTGAAGAGGACAGTGTTGTTGATTTTAAATTCAACATTCCTTTTCTGCTGGAAAAATATCCGGCTGCTGTCATATATAAAATTCCTGAAGGTGAACACAGTCTGTTAAATGAAATTCCTGAAATAAGAGAGTCCGTATTTACTCAGATTCTGGAAATTATTGAGAATCCTCTGAACTAG
- a CDS encoding aspartate ammonia-lyase — MSNNVRTESDSMGEISLPSDSLWGAQTQRAVENFAVSPLRIHPFMLQALCLIKKHAALSNSSLGLLDRKLADSIAETADSIICEKKIDQFPIDVFQTGSGTSWNMNINEVISNLSNLSLGGSVGSRQPVHPNDHVNKGQSSNDVIPSAITLANRLLLDKTIKAVKVLEDSFFKKAEEFKNVLKLGRTHLQDAVPMTLGQEFSAFAVQIKQGRKNLEAMKEPLSELPLGGTAIGTGLNAHPDFATAAVEGISSETGIPFRVMDNKFQGISFRSSQVDLMGVINSIAVDLMKIANDLRLLTSGPRSGLGEIILPSLQPGSSIMPGKVNPVIPEMVIQVSAHLQGKVLSVSIANQHGPLQLNMMMPLISHETLTALDLLAETDRVFAMNCIDGIEAEEGNCLQAIEGSLAMITPVALTIGYDKAAELAHKAYMEKRPVREVLYESGLLSREEVDRLLDPSGMTGE; from the coding sequence ATGAGCAATAATGTGAGAACTGAATCTGATTCTATGGGGGAAATTAGCCTTCCTTCCGATTCCCTCTGGGGAGCCCAGACCCAGCGAGCTGTAGAAAATTTTGCTGTATCCCCCTTGAGAATCCATCCATTTATGCTTCAGGCCCTCTGCCTTATAAAAAAACATGCGGCCCTGTCCAACAGCTCTCTGGGTCTTCTGGATAGAAAACTTGCCGATTCCATAGCCGAAACTGCAGACAGTATTATCTGCGAAAAAAAAATTGATCAGTTTCCCATAGATGTTTTTCAAACTGGCTCCGGAACATCCTGGAACATGAATATAAATGAAGTTATCTCAAACCTTTCCAACCTCAGTCTGGGAGGTTCAGTTGGCAGCCGTCAACCAGTTCATCCCAATGACCATGTAAACAAGGGGCAATCTTCAAACGATGTTATTCCCTCTGCCATCACACTGGCTAACAGACTTCTCCTTGATAAGACTATAAAGGCAGTTAAGGTTCTGGAGGATTCTTTTTTCAAAAAGGCCGAAGAGTTTAAAAATGTTCTTAAGCTGGGACGTACTCATCTGCAGGATGCTGTTCCCATGACCCTGGGGCAGGAGTTTTCTGCATTTGCCGTACAGATTAAGCAGGGAAGAAAGAATCTTGAAGCCATGAAAGAGCCTCTTTCTGAGCTTCCCCTGGGTGGTACTGCCATCGGCACGGGTCTGAATGCCCATCCCGATTTTGCCACTGCTGCGGTAGAGGGTATTTCAAGTGAAACGGGGATACCTTTCCGGGTAATGGATAATAAGTTCCAGGGAATTTCATTCAGAAGCAGCCAGGTGGACCTTATGGGTGTGATCAACTCCATAGCCGTAGACCTTATGAAGATTGCCAATGATCTGAGACTACTTACAAGCGGACCCAGGTCGGGGCTTGGAGAGATAATCCTCCCCTCACTGCAGCCTGGCAGTTCAATTATGCCCGGTAAAGTTAATCCTGTTATTCCCGAAATGGTTATTCAGGTTTCGGCACATCTTCAGGGAAAAGTGCTGTCAGTGAGCATTGCCAATCAACATGGTCCTCTCCAGCTGAATATGATGATGCCCCTGATTTCACACGAAACTCTTACTGCATTGGATCTGCTGGCTGAGACAGACCGTGTTTTTGCTATGAACTGTATTGATGGAATTGAAGCGGAAGAGGGAAATTGTCTCCAGGCCATTGAAGGCTCTCTGGCTATGATTACACCTGTAGCCCTGACCATCGGCTATGACAAGGCGGCAGAACTGGCCCATAAAGCTTATATGGAGAAACGTCCTGTAAGGGAGGTTCTCTATGAGTCAGGTCTGCTTTCCAGAGAAGAGGTGGACCGTCTGCTTGATCCTTCGGGAATGACAGGAGAGTAG
- a CDS encoding methyltransferase: MNYTYTTPFGNFDLILNTEDKSLRPWDASDEYLLTHIKEMEIQPSKVLIVNDSHGALTVALASCCAAGIQDSSLGIREIKENLELNNKQAPDPAGLLEFKDSEIDLIIVKVPKSLEYFRFQLKLLKSKLKKDCPIIAAGMNKYLPETFFNAVKEFCPDASYSRVVKKARYYEGTMTVGSTEDSTETAEDVQPADSDFFTYRAVNFYSYPGIFSHGKLDGGTRFLLDYLYSAECNSRVISSLNKDSVIVDPGCGYGILGLQALALSEASRVILTDDNALATACTEYNARNLGLLQKCSIIQGNILEGVESGSTDLVVCNPPFHRGHTVSVETGFAFIRDSARVLKKNGLSLFVMNAGLGYGNILNENFESVAVVRENRKFKLILCRR, encoded by the coding sequence ATGAACTATACATATACTACCCCTTTTGGGAATTTCGATCTCATACTCAATACTGAAGATAAATCTCTGCGTCCCTGGGATGCTTCAGATGAATATCTGTTAACACATATTAAGGAAATGGAGATCCAGCCTTCCAAAGTTCTGATTGTCAATGACAGTCATGGGGCCCTTACAGTAGCTCTGGCCTCTTGCTGCGCTGCGGGCATTCAGGATTCATCACTTGGAATCCGGGAGATAAAGGAAAACCTGGAACTCAATAACAAACAGGCACCCGACCCTGCAGGTCTCCTTGAGTTTAAAGATTCAGAAATAGATCTGATCATTGTAAAAGTACCCAAGTCTCTGGAGTACTTTCGATTTCAGCTGAAGCTTCTAAAATCAAAATTAAAAAAAGATTGTCCCATTATTGCCGCAGGTATGAATAAATATCTGCCTGAAACTTTTTTCAACGCTGTAAAGGAATTCTGCCCCGATGCTTCCTACTCCCGTGTTGTAAAGAAAGCCCGCTATTATGAGGGAACAATGACAGTCGGTTCTACAGAGGACAGTACAGAGACTGCAGAGGATGTACAGCCGGCGGATTCTGATTTTTTTACATACCGGGCTGTGAATTTCTACAGCTACCCCGGTATCTTTTCTCATGGAAAGCTGGACGGTGGAACACGTTTTCTACTGGATTATCTTTATTCAGCAGAATGTAATTCCAGGGTGATATCTTCTTTGAATAAGGACTCTGTAATTGTAGATCCGGGCTGCGGTTACGGAATACTGGGACTTCAGGCATTGGCTTTATCAGAGGCATCCAGGGTTATACTTACTGATGATAATGCCCTTGCCACAGCCTGTACCGAATATAATGCCCGAAATCTCGGGCTTCTTCAGAAATGCAGTATTATTCAGGGCAATATTCTGGAAGGAGTTGAATCGGGAAGCACTGATCTGGTGGTCTGCAATCCTCCCTTTCACCGTGGACATACGGTTTCGGTAGAGACAGGATTTGCCTTTATCAGAGATTCGGCCAGGGTCTTGAAGAAAAATGGCTTGAGCCTGTTTGTTATGAATGCAGGGCTGGGGTATGGAAATATTCTTAATGAAAACTTTGAGTCTGTCGCAGTGGTCCGGGAGAACAGAAAGTTCAAGCTGATCCTCTGCCGACGCTAA